A stretch of DNA from Alphaproteobacteria bacterium:
GGGATGGTCGAGGCCAGGCCCAGGCCCAGTGCCGCCACCAGCGGTACCGTCACCGTCGAAGTCGTGACGCCGCCCGAATCATAGGCCAACGGGATGATGGTGCGTTCGGACCTCATGGTCTGGATGATGACCAGAACATAGCCCACGATGATGTACCAGTGCAGCGGCGTGCCGGTGACGATGCGGAAGGTGCCCAAGGAGACGCCGAAGGCGACGCCGATGGCGACGGCGATGCGTAAGCCCCAGACGCCGATGCCGCCGCCCGAGACCTGGTTGGCCTTGATGGCCACGGCGATCAGCGAGGGCTCGGCGATGGTCGTCGAGAAGCCGATGGCGGCGGCGAAAACGTAGACCCAGGCGTAGTCCTGCCAGCGCACGCTTTCGACCACCACGCCGACACCGTGGATGAAGGCCGGGTCGGTGAGTTGCTGGGCCATCAGCTTGCCGAGCGGAAACAGCGCCTTTTCCAGGCCCACCAGAAACAGCGTCAGGCCCAGCACGACGTAGATGAAACCGATGACGATGCTGCGC
This window harbors:
- a CDS encoding DUF1538 domain-containing protein, which codes for MIELLITLAKTFGSTIKDVVPIAAVIFGFQYLVIRKPLANLRSIVIGFIYVVLGLTLFLVGLEKALFPLGKLMAQQLTDPAFIHGVGVVVESVRWQDYAWVYVFAAAIGFSTTIAEPSLIAVAIKANQVSGGGIGVWGLRIAVAIGVAFGVSLGTFRIVTGTPLHWYIIVGYVLVIIQTMRSERTIIPLAYDSGGVTTSTVTVPLVAALGLGLASTIPGRSPLMDGFGLIAFASLCPIISVMSYAQITAWRQRRAKAQRSTE